The Ketobacter sp. MCCC 1A13808 DNA segment TCCCCACACCAACAACTGCCAACCGTCTGTATTCAGATGCGGTGCGTTAACCGCTAGAATTTGACCCGTACACCATAACAATATCGCCAAAAAAATAGGCACCAGTACGTCGAAACGATCGAGCCAGACCAGTTCCGGATAGCGGGAAAAGTCCTTGATTAAATGCGTTGGTGTTTTGAAGTTCTGTAAACCGAGAAACCACCCGCAATGACTTTGCCAAAACCCGTTTCTGGGGGAATGAGGGTCACGACGCGTATCGGACGTCCGGTGATGGCAGCGATGATGGCCAGCCCACCAAAGTGGACCGCGCTGGGTTGCAGAGGTGCCGATCACTGCAAAGACAAATTGCACAGTGCGGCTGGTATTGAAAGTCTTATGTGCAAAATAACGATGGTAGAAAGCAGTTATGGCGAACATGCGCAGAAAATATAACGACACCGCTACCACCAATGCGGTGTGGCTGTAACCCACCCAGAACACCAATCCACACGCCAGATGCATCAACACGAAGGGCCAGACCCTTAGCCAATCCACACCAGTCGCGCCCGTTGCATCTTGCGGCAATTCTTTGCGGTCATTATCAGCCCACCATAGCAGGCGATTGATCGACTCCATATCGACTCCCTTATAATAACCACCAGCCTATCCAACCCGGCGTGACGACGATGTGAATGCGACGGTATTGAACCAATAGCGACGGCGTCACGCCCGCTTCACCTCCTGGACATTAGACTGGATAGCACAACATAAAGGGAACGGAGTCTGCATTGCGCCCAACAAAGCGAGATAACCAGTATAGAACAGCGATCCTGTTAAGTATCGTAGCAGTGGTCACTATGGTGGCCGGTTGCACGGCCTCCGATAAGCGGAATTCCGGCGCAGAGAACGACCCAGTCAAAACGTATCTGCACTTGGCACCGGCAGCAACATTCGACAAGCCATCGTCGGACCCCCGCCTGCAATCGTTTGAAAAGCTGTTTTCGTCGTTAAATGAGACCAGTATCCAGGACACAGTGGACGAGGCCTATGCAGAGTACTTTTATTTCAATGACACCTTCCATACCCTTTCCGACCGTGTGCAACTAAAACGCTACCTGCTGGGAATGGCAGAGGTTTCAAAAACTCAGGTAACTGTGCTCGATTCCCTGTCACGTGGCGACGATGTGATGGTGCGCTGGAAAATGCAGACCCAATCGAAAGTGTGGTGGAAAACGCTCACAATCGATTCGTTCGGAATGACACATTTGCGTTTTAACGAACAAGGGCAAATCGTTTTGCACCAGGACTATTGGGATGCGGCAGGTGGCTTTTATGAACACCTGCCGTTGCTCGGATCCTCTATCCGGTCAATTCGGTCCAACCTAAACGAATAACCGAAACGGACAGCATGGCTTACTGCAGTGCTTGTTTTGGGCCGAAAAACTCGAAATGCACCTGTGCAGGAGGGACGCCCCAAGCCCTCAGCCCATGATAAATGCCCGCCATAAACGGCTGCGGCCCACAAAAATAGAAATCGCCATCACGTTCAGGCAACAACGACTCGATCAAGTCTACGTCGATCAAACCACCACTGGCACCGCTACGTAACATCGCTCCCTGTGCATTGGGATCACTATAGCGGTAATGCGTGGTCAGATTAGGATGCCGGGCTGCCAGATCATCTACGGCCTCTTTAAACGCCTGACTGGACTCATTCAAACAACCATGAACAAACACAATCTGCCGCTGGGGATCCGTTTCCAACGCACTGGCTAACATACTCATGATCGGCGTGATACCCACCCCCGCCGATAGCAATACCAGGGGGCGTTGGGGCGGTGTCCGAACATCCAGAAAAAACTCACCGCAGGGCGGGGCTATTTCCAGGTTGTCACCGACGCTCACCGTGGAATGCAAAAAGGTGGATAGGTAGCCGTCAGGCGTACCGGCAGAGGTACCGGTTTCCCGCTTAACACTAATGCGGTACCAGGGTTGGCCAGGCTTGTCAGATAAGCTGTAATTTCTCATAGTGGTGTTGCCGTTCGCTGTCGGCACCCGCACCGTAATGTATTGTCCTGGTTTAAAATCAGGTAGGCGCTGGCCGACCTCTGGCGCAAGATAAAACGACGTTATTGCTTCACTCTCCTCCACTTTGCGCACCACGTTCAACGCCCTAAAGCCTACCCAACCGCCCGCCGCCTGTGCGTGCTCGGAGTAAATCTGGGCTTCACGTCCCACCAATATATGGGCTAAATACCCATAGGCTTCCGCCCAGGCATCCAATACTTCGCCGGTTGCCCCCTCCCCCAGAATCTCGCTGATGGAGGCCAGCAAATGCCTTCCCACAATCGGATAATGCTGCGCTTGAATCTGCAGCGACACATGCTTTTGCGCAATCAACTCCACCGCATTGCCCAGCACTT contains these protein-coding regions:
- a CDS encoding acyl-CoA desaturase: MESINRLLWWADNDRKELPQDATGATGVDWLRVWPFVLMHLACGLVFWVGYSHTALVVAVSLYFLRMFAITAFYHRYFAHKTFNTSRTVQFVFAVIGTSATQRGPLWWAGHHRCHHRTSDTRRDPHSPRNGFWQSHCGWFLGLQNFKTPTHLIKDFSRYPELVWLDRFDVLVPIFLAILLWCTGQILAVNAPHLNTDGWQLLVWGFFISTTVLLHATVSINSLAHRIGKRRFNTNDDSRNNLWLALITLGEGWHNNHHFYPGSTRQGFFWWEVDISFYILKLMQWSGLVWNLKSVPEKKMKLIKEAVR
- the hmpA gene encoding NO-inducible flavohemoprotein is translated as MTTQMKARILSEHTIATVKATAPILEQEGETLTRHFYQRMFTHNPEVTPFFNPANQQAGLQQKALAGAICAYAANIDNLEVLGNAVELIAQKHVSLQIQAQHYPIVGRHLLASISEILGEGATGEVLDAWAEAYGYLAHILVGREAQIYSEHAQAAGGWVGFRALNVVRKVEESEAITSFYLAPEVGQRLPDFKPGQYITVRVPTANGNTTMRNYSLSDKPGQPWYRISVKRETGTSAGTPDGYLSTFLHSTVSVGDNLEIAPPCGEFFLDVRTPPQRPLVLLSAGVGITPIMSMLASALETDPQRQIVFVHGCLNESSQAFKEAVDDLAARHPNLTTHYRYSDPNAQGAMLRSGASGGLIDVDLIESLLPERDGDFYFCGPQPFMAGIYHGLRAWGVPPAQVHFEFFGPKQALQ
- a CDS encoding nuclear transport factor 2 family protein translates to MRPTKRDNQYRTAILLSIVAVVTMVAGCTASDKRNSGAENDPVKTYLHLAPAATFDKPSSDPRLQSFEKLFSSLNETSIQDTVDEAYAEYFYFNDTFHTLSDRVQLKRYLLGMAEVSKTQVTVLDSLSRGDDVMVRWKMQTQSKVWWKTLTIDSFGMTHLRFNEQGQIVLHQDYWDAAGGFYEHLPLLGSSIRSIRSNLNE